The window TTggtgttttcatttatttaattttgtctcaCAAAAGCATGTTTTCTTGATCCTGCAGTCAGCTCTGTGTCAGCAAACCAGTGCACTTGCATAGTGCTCCCAAACAATCAATTTGCCTTGAAACACGAATTTCTCATTACTGATTCATTTGCAAAATCGAAAGTTAAAGGGTGAAGCTTTTAGTTTTCTTAGCAAGAATTGCTTCACTGAATcttatttcattcttttgtttcattaattACTTTTGCCTTAAAAATTTTCTAGATGCAGCAACAATCAAACCACCCAAAGAAACTCCTGATATATCTTCAGTAATATCAGGCAACAGGGAAAGCAGTCTTTTAATCTTAAAAACATCTCTGTGGGATTTCTTAAcatgaatattaaataaatacaaagacaaaataattcacatAGACCATTGTTCACAAgtagtaattaattttattcctttgagAATGGTGCATGTAAATTCCAATCCTGTAAAGAGGACCTGTGGTGCCTCCCTGCAGACTACTCCTGAGGGCAGCAAGACTCTAAATTGGTATTTACTAATGAAGGTTTGTGCCTTGAAGGGGAAGAGACATGAACACAAAAACCAATTTGTCTActggaattttcccatttttgtaaGCAGTATAGGTGACTTGCTCTCTTACACTGGAAAAACTATTATGCCAATCTCTAAATAACATAAACAGCTTGCCCTCCTGTCCTGTGATGGAATCCTACAAATGggaataaaagtaaaaaaatctgaatgaCTACTCTGTGGCCAGGATTTTACTTCTAGCATTCTTCAAGGGGGGGGTTATACTGAGCTGTCAACACGGCTATTGAGTAATGCTCTATAATTTCCTTGAGTGGATATGCACAGGTCATACAAGTCATCTTTACCTTTAATCACCCAGTAAAGGGGAAATACCTTCTGGGTTGGATACTGATCTCTTATTCATCTTGGTGTAACCATGTAGTGAGGTTGGAAGTTGGCCCTCTGTCAGCATGCCACACAAGGGTCTCATCTCTTACCAATCTCCAAGTCTGATTTACTGGTCTGGAGTAATTTGGGCCCTGCAGACATGCAATTCCTAACTGCTGATCTGGGAAACACATTCTTAAAAGTTAATGAAAATTTACTGTGTCTTCTCTCCCCTTTCATTTAATCAAATCAGTTTTTGCACTTTCTGCTCTTTTTATATGAGGATGTAAAATGTTTCTGAGAGGTAAGAGGGCACCAAGGTAACATAGGATCACACACATCAGGCTGCAAAAAGCAAATGAACAGAAACTGTCTGAGGCAACAGTCAGGCAAGCTCCAAAATCTGTTTGTAATTTCTGAGAGGACACTAAAAAGACACTTCAAGGAAAGCCTGGATCTATGGAAAGTTTAGGCTGAAGCCTTCAGGAAAGTTAGGTATCCTTATCTGACACCTGCAGACCTTCATGTATCTTCATAAAAACACTGTTTTACCTGTGGCTGCATCACAGGAAACTTTTGTAACTGAGATTAACCTGTGTGCAGATTTACTGATATCCAGGCAGCCCATGGCACATGATACGGCAGTCTCTGGAACTGAGTGCAAAATTGCTACTGtgataattcctttttttcccccctctcttaCCCCCCACCTTCTCCTAGTTTCTCAGGATGTTACAGAAACATGTATTCTTACTGTTTAAACAGTAAGAATGCAGATACATGTATTCTTACTGTTGCCACTCCATTTATGCCAgactttaaatataaatttttagaTTCTGTTTGAGATAATAATATTTCGAGGATATCaccattattttttcaaaattatcagGTTTTTGGTTTCATCCCTTTGCAaatccagcagagcagattGTGACTTCAGATGGACACCGTGGCTGCTGGCTGGCATTGGGGCTCTCTCTgcccaaagctgctgcagccaaacTCCATGGCAGCTTCATGCTGCTCTTGGAGCAGACCTGGAAGGATGAGTGGAGCAACACCTGCTCCAACAGGTCTCCTATGGAGCATCTTGAAgaggcaaagctgctgcaggcaacgtcagggcacagctccatgagctctgtgcagcacctGCCAGAAGCAttgtggcagtgctggaagaAGCTGAacccagctgcagaaggagTACTTCTAGGCTCCttctggagcagaggaaaatgctTCAGAGGAAACTGCTGCACTATTCCTTGTGCCTCAGCTGATTCCAAGCTAGTTTGCCTGTACCTCCACCTGGCATTGAAGTGTGCCATCACCAACCCCTACTGAACTACAGTAACCTCCTTACAAACAGCCCATGCCGTCACACCCTCTCTTATCACATAACCCACCTTATCTTGTACCTcaacaaaaatcaaaccatGCCTTCTGTTTTTTAAGCTACTCCCAACCAGACTATAGTTacaaataaagaaggaaaacagaggacAGATTCCTGCAGGTTCCAAGGAACTCACCTAGACTCTTTGTAGTCTGCATAGTTCTCCATAGCAAACTCATTGCATTTAGctgccaaaaaatatttttgcctgcATTATGAAGTTTTTGCATATTATCCAGCAAAACCAGGTCTCCCtataagcatttttaatttcttgcagCAAAATATAACTGCTAGCAAACAATTGCATACAAAGATGctctttaaatataaataagtgTGTATAACTCACTGATacatagtaaaaaaataatccctAAATCACTCATTACATTAcgcaagaaaaataatttttttttggacatTAACAGGAAATCTGCATTAAATTATCTTCAAAAACCACTCAAAACTCCCTATagaaaaatcaaacccaaactaaaacaaaacaaaaaaacaacccagaagaaacaaaataaactcCCTAGACTGTTAAAATTATTgcacaactgaaaaaaaaagagctttggAAAAACATCCTTTATATCCTTTCAGTGGAAATTACTGCATGTATAAAATAACTAGATATTTCTGAACACTTTGCTACATTCTTTCTAGAAGTACTTTGGTTACCTACAGAAAAACTGGGTTTTACttacaaaatggaaaatgtaacaTCTATCTTTTGGCTGAACGCAATAGCAGTCTTCACAATTTAGGTGATTAAGTGGGGATATTCTTACTTGTTTCCTATATTGTATCtcaattgaaaataaaattactttcacttttctttttataatttagGATCCAGTTGCACACTCAGATTTCTATGTATTTACCATTCCTTTCATTAAAATTCTATATATTTGACagtattttctctctctaaTTTGGGATCGTCTACATATTAAAATCCTTAATTAAAGAGCCTCggctaaattattttcaaaaagatgAAAGACTATCTTATCTTACAGAATTTTCTGACAAGTGAATGGAAAGGATGTTGGaaatagcatttattttccCAATTCTTTGGcaattattcctttttctttgctgaggcAGAAACCAGAGCTCTTTCTATGCCATGGCTCTTTGTGAGTGCCATCAGAAGGATGCAATCATCCTGGACCAATGAAACCAAATTACTAACTCTGTTACTTGTTTTACTGGTCTCAATTCTTGGTTCGCCATTAGAATAAAACTACTGATAACTGGAAAAATTTGGCAATAAACAAAGTGAAGAGGAATACTATTCTCTGGAAGGTTAAGAAATTGCAAGCAGAAGTCCTTATTTAGATTagattttcttcagaaaagaacaTTCACAGTGTTTCCACATCCTAATAATTTTGGCTGGTGATGTTCTTCCAGCTGAGTATTTCTGACATATGACTAAGTGGCCCTTCCctcagcaaacaaacaagccaGCCCTGATATGTTTCTTGTCTTACAGTGTTCACTGTGTGCCTGTCAAACACTAATCAGGGTACAGCTGGTTAGCACAGACCTTAGGGCAGGTGAGGCCTGTCATCAGCCCATTTCCCTCCTTGTGTACTGGAATCAGTGGACTAAGAATTCGACCTACTGTTTTTACAGTATGTAACTCAATATAGACAAAAGGGCTTAACAGTGTTTCCTCAATAAAAACCAACAAGTGAAACATTTCCACTGATTTTCAAGGGACCAGAACCAAATCTATTTCAGTTCCCCTGCTCCACACACATTATACATACAGGCACTCAAACTGCTGAGTAAATCAAGCACATGAAAAAGAACACAAATGGGCCCAgacaattaaagaaaacaaaaataattaattaaagaaaacaacaatCTGATAGATGCCAAGGGTAATGTTGAGCCTGACCACTCCCACACACAAGCAGAAGCTGCTAAGCTTTGGGATAATACAGGCATGGTATCTACTGCCCCACTCCTTCCTTCCtacttctccttcctccctgcaaTGACACCATCTCACAGATGGTTTTTCCTGGACCTACCCTGTGGGGCATTATCCAATCTAACTCATCGCCTCCCCTGGCAACTCTCTGAAACTCCTCTGCTGGGAttgctcctctgtgctgcacagctctggaaaCCTCAGCAGAGCACAAGTCAGCAGCTCACTGCATATTGGCAATTTCTACTACAGCAGGGTCTTATGTGAAATGTTCCTCTAGAATAAATCAAACACAACACGCATTGGCCCCACTACTAGGactcaaggaaaacaaagagaaaatcaCACATATTCATCTTAAGTTATACGGGCTTTTTCAAGTAAAGAAGCTAAACCATGGATGAAAGacaaagcagctgctgacaTCTCAACCAGCATATCTTTCCCAGTGATCTTTTAACTTCAGAAGATCCATTTTTACAAAAATCTGCTGTGATGTTTTGTAATCTAATGTCCAAATAATTATATGAATAGTTTGGGGGTTTGTATATTACTGGTGAAACTATTTCCATATCAAAACATATTCTGTAGCAAAATGCTgacaaggaaagagaaaaagcaagtaAACATGTGCACAACACATGGATTACAAAGAAACTCTTCTGTGCAAGCAACCTTCTGAAATGCTCAACATGTCCACATGTGCACCAGAGAGAACTGCACAGTCATACTACTGGTATTAAGCTTTCCTCCATCACATTCCACGTAGACACTGGCTTCCGGCTCTTAGCTGGAGCAAGCAGGAAGGTGGGTGACAAAAGACATGattctgttcattttttcctttcaactcATTTGCTGTCCAGCCAGCCATGATGTTGTTTCCTGCAATGAATTTGCTTCCCTGATGAAATTTCTTCTTGTAATGACTTGCTACACTTCTGTCTCCTTCCTAATTCAAGCACTGCTGTAGAACTTGATTGATACTGATTGCTGAGAGGACTGAATGCACTGGGTCTTCTCATTTGTTGGAAAAGCTTTGTTTACACTGTGTAAACACACTGAAATGAGGAgcaagcacaggcacagcctcagAGGTACATCTGATCACACTGTACCTCTCCCAGCTACAGGCCAAATTACAGAATACTGCTGAACAATGTGAACAAAAAAGCGACACTCGTGATTAtttcctctccatttttttttcacctacTGCAAGATGTTTATGCCAGTAACAAAAGAAGCAGTGCTTGTAACTGCTCCTCTCTCTTCTGTCACCTACTGCAAGATGTTTATCCCCCTTAACAGCATACAAAACAAGCAGAGATCAACTTCTTTGATGCAGTAGGTTTTTAAACCCTGATTCTAGCCaggacagagttaatttttgcagtagccaggAGAGGGCATGGCTAGAATCTAGAGGTTATTCTATACCACCTCCCATCATTTTCTGGGGCCATGGGAAAGGTCCCATAGTGCGGCAGCACGGTCACGTATTGGCAGAGGCTCCCCTTGGTGAGCACATGTGTGAATCCTTCACCTCTCACACACTCTGTTATTAACATTGCTGCtcttactgtttgttttcttatttcactCCTGTTTGCAGCAAATGGTTCTTCTCTCTGCCTGTCATCTTTACCTTTTTTGCCTCCAGTTCTCCTCTCCATCCAactcagggaagggaaaaggggaggggcAGTGAGTGAGTAGTGAATGGTTTGGAGTGTTTTGGTGGAAACACTAAATTGGAGAAaaccattcctaaaccatgacaAACATCCActggaaacaattttttctcttctgagtAATATATGACTGTTTATAAATTAAAGGTTTACCTACATAAGCCTCCTTGGAACCTGTGGTGCTCAGTTAATAGCAGGTATCAGAGAAGAGACACATGTCTTCAAGTATTAtagcttcttttctttttttacttttttgctGCTATCACTGATTTTTTAGTAGTAGAAGTACAAACTGGACCAGAAAAAAGTCATGTTCcctgttttaaaaagaatagCATGAGATAAGGCAGTCTAAGAAGAGCAGTCTGTTTTAATCCCCCCATGAGCTTACATCAGCTACTGTAGCACACACAGCAGAACCACCACAACAAGCCAAAAGCCACACTTCTCCACGTAACACTGAACGGTTCTCAACCCTTCGCTCTTTCTGAGACCCAGCACAAcgcttgaaaagaaaaagaaaccagaaaacaaacaagctaacaaacaaacaaacaaacagaaaacagccCCCCACCCTCCAACCCGTGACTGATTAGAGTTAATGCCCTTCTGGTGGGCACCAAGAGACTTTTCCAGTTTTACTGCCTTCTTAACTCCCAAGGCATCTCTGCACACCTAAAGCAGGCTGCCCTGACATTTTCCATTTGGACTTTATGAGAAGGTtaacattttcctctctccagtctctgctttttcatttgaGGCGTTGAGTCACATTAGCCAGAGCAACAGCAAAGGCttgcactgcagaaaatggataCTGAAAGTCCAAAATGTAAGCATTGCCATCAATTCTTCCAAACTGCATCACCTGGGAagcaggggaagaggaaaaggaagggaaaagagaacaaGGTCAAAAAAATGAatcacagaaaaggaaacagaggagAGAATAAGAGcgaattttttctgctttgtaggAACATCCCCCTTTCCCAGGTAATATGACTGGAGCTACAGACAGAATGCGGTATGATGCCAAAGAACAACGACAGCACTGTACTTTTCCTCTGTATAGAGTATTTGACTGCAACATTTCACTCCACAGAGTAAACTGATAAAATATGCTAGACTGCATACAGCATTGGTTTAAGTAGCTGTCACCAATTACTTCAGCAGATATGGGTACACCAGCATCATGCTTCCTGCAGGAAAGTATCAGTCTCCCTTGGAAATATCCTACCATCAACCcaacaggaaaacagattttgttttcaaagaaaggaGCTTTCAGGGAATGGGAATAACCAATTTCCCTACTCTAGCACTTCATAGCTGATAAGGTGTTCATTCTTTGCAGTTCTGTTTCCCTCTGCATAAATATCTTCACTAGCACATAATTACAGCAAGAATGAATTAAATGCAAAGGGGCAGTGAGAGCtgtttgaaatgcaaaaaaaaaaagcaaaactagtCAGGTTGTTCATTGCTCTTCCACAGGGAATATCTGAAGTTTGGCCAATTATTACTGTTTTTTCATTCACTTCATCAGAAATCCAGATTTTATTTGCTCTACAGTGAAGATCCTTGAGCTAGACTGGGGACTGACTGTGCAAGTCAAGGCAGGCTTTGTTACCCCTGGCAAGAAAAAACCCCTTGGTTGAGTGGTTTTGCACAGCTGCCCATGGGGACATATCTACAGCCATTTAACTGAAGAAGAAAGGGGTACAAATGGCTCTGATCACTGCCTTTGAGCTGTTGTTTCATACAAGCAAAACCCATAAACTCCCACTGGTCATGCATGTTGGATACTTAAAACACCGAACTCCCAACTTAAGTCAGAGGAAGTTTAGAGTCTTGGTATCTTTAATAATCCAGAAGTGACTTACAGCTGGACAAGGAAATAAACATGAATCTCCTGAATATGTCCAGCATCCTGCTAATTAGCACCATTTACAAGCCTGGGTTTGgtgtagtagtagtagtaacATACCACTTTGgccaaaatgaaatgttttgattttctgaagTAGCCATTGAGCCTTCTATCCACAGGTGGTTCAAAAGTGGCCCAGGAGCACTTTGCTTTGGGGTTTCTCCCTCCTCTAGCATTAAGAGCCAATGCCAGGGGCCTGGTAGCTGCTCACAAGTGGGAATTTTGGCATGAAGGGAAGCTAACTGCCTTAGCTACGTGCTGCCTGGCTATGTGAGCAGGGCAAGAAGGGAGCAGTGTTCACTCAATTAGCTGCCATCCACAACCATCACTGACAGCAAGTGCAGCTACTGCTGCGGAGAGCTATTGTGTTTATTACAAAATCTTCAGCAGTGAGAGCCAGCCAGACTAAAGGAGGCCCTTGTTCCCATGTTTGACTGCAATAAGACCAAacatattttgtgtatttaCTTTACAGCTGAACTTCACCCTACGTGCTGAACTTAGACCTTCGACAGCTGTTTTTTATCAACCATATGGCAAAGCTTTTTTTCGTGGAACAGCTGACACAAGCAAGAGGCACTCTGCAGCATGAGTGACAGCTTATTCCTGGCATAGCTTTCCCACATCCTGGCCCCCATTCCAGCAAACGTGTGCCAACCCTTCCTACCTGTCGTCCTTCCAGCTCAATCTGGAAGTTTTTTGCCGACTCCTGGGTCACCCGCCCTCCGAAGTCCAGCTGGTAGACTTGAGTTGCCTCGTTCCACAGTGGCTGCTTGTTGGCCATCACATACACAAAACCTTGGCTTCCCAGGCGCCCATCCTCCTTCTCACTGGCCTTCCGGCACTTGAATTCATCCAGCTCACTGGCTGTCCTCAAACTCCTTTTAGTTTTCCAACCCTTTTTACTGCCCTGGCTCTGGTTCATCAGTTCATCTCCGCTGATAAAAAGCTCCGGCTCACTCTCTGAACTGTCCTGAAACTCATTTGTCTTGTTTAGTTTCTTGGACTTCAGCTGATCTTTTTGGCTCTTGaccttcttcttctccctccccagccgAGGGCTGGCTATCAGTGAATTGAAGTCAGTCAGTGTCCTTGCCTCCTTTTTGACCTTGCCCTCAGTGATAGCCTGCACATTTCCTTCCTCGGCTCGACTGTCCAGGCGTTTCCGGCTCTTCTTGCCAAATTTGTCTGTCCTTTGGGGAACAGGGCTTTCTGTCAAGGAGAGCACCTCCTGGAAAGTGTCTGCCGTCTCCACCATTACCTCTGTGCCCACGtggccctgcagctctgctggtgggGGAGACATCACCGGCTTCTCCACCACGAGGAGCGGCTTGGGGGGCAGCGTGCCCTGGGGGCTCTGTACGGGTGGGCAGGTGCTGTAGGAGCTCCAGGGGTGCAAGGCGATCGGTGGCAGCTGTAAACTAGAGCAAGTGCTGCTTCCCGGGTACATGGGCGGCAAAGGGCAGTAGGGGAGGTTGGATGAATAACCTGGCTGAAGCACAACTGTGGGCTCCTGCTGTGCAAACTGTGTTGGGGCCAGAGCTTCTTTGGGGGAGCAGGGGGCCTGCATTCCCTGAAGGGGTGGGGCGCTGTAGCTTCCTGGGTAAGGTACTCCAACCCCATAACTTGTCTGAAAAGTGGCAGTGGGACTGGTTGGAGACTTGGGGGAAACAAATGGCACTCGAGACATATCCAGATGCTGAGCTTGACCAATGATGAGCGGAGGAGGTTTTAGAGGGTTGGGCACTGAGTTCTGAGATGTCCTTTCCTGAGGAACCCATATCTCTTCGCTCACCATAGGATCCCACTGGTATGGCGGCGGCCGTTTTACACTGAGGGTAGCCTCTGTCAAGGACACAGGTACGTGCCGTACCGATTTCTCCACTGGGCAGTGCTGAGAAAGGGCCTCATCCTCCGTGAAAGCGGAGTTGATATAATCCGCTCGGTCACGGGAATTGTCAGGCGGGCTCAGCAAGCTGTAGGAGGACTGGGAGGCCAGAGGCGAAGTACTGACAGAGTGAGCAATGACAGAGCTGTGTTGGGAACCACTCCCTGTGCTCAGATCTGGTCTCATGGCACCAATGCTGGAAGTGCTGCTACCAGCATTGGCACCAGCGATGCTGCCCACGCCACCAGCGCTcgcactgctgctgctgccagcgcCGCCACTGCTGCATTGGCTGCAAGTGTACAACGCTGTGGGCACTCTCTGCTGGTACTGTGCTGACACAATGTTGCTCTTGGCCTTAGGGGGAAGTTGCAAGGTGGCTCTCTGACCATCCATCAGCTGAGCCATTTTCAGGGCTGCCTCTCTGCTGTTCCTCCGCAGAGTAGCATGAATGATACTGCTGTCCAGCCTCTGCGCCATGCTtctgccctgggacagctggcTGGCAATGTCAGGGTAGGGCGGCGGGTCCCCGGCCGGGATGGAGTAGCGGGGCACCGTGAGCCGGTTCAAGGTGGcgctggcacagggctgctgcatCTTCTTCTCGGCAGCCGTGATGCGCAAGGTGGCGGAGCTGCCGGGGCCCGGCAGGGTGTAGGtgctctgggcacagagcaTCCTGGTGCGAGGCCGGCACACCTCCTCCACGTTCCCGCTGCTGTCGAACGTCGTTATCCGCTCGTAGCCCAGGGGCGTCTGGTAGTGCCCCGCCGGGTAGAGGGAGAACTCGCCCTTCTTGAGGCAGAGATCGAGGGGCGGCTGTGGGGGCCCGGGCGGGGGCGGCAGGGGTGGGGCGGGCACGGCGGGGAGGGTGCCGGGGTAGGGCGGCGGCGGGTTCATCttgttcagctgcagctcctgagcgGCCCCGAAGATGACGGCGTCCCCTTCCACCAGCGGCGGCCCGGGCCGCGGGGCCTTGGCCTTGGGCGGGGGCTCATGCTCGCGGTCGCCGTGGTCCCGCAGGTCGGCCAGGGCGATGGCGGGAGGCGCAGGGGCGGCGGgggcgagcggcggcggggccgggcggcccAGCTCGCCCACGGCCAGCGCCCCCGCCCCGGAAAGCGGCCCGGAGCCCCCGGGAAGGGCCCCGGCCCCTCGCCGCCCGCCTCGGCCGGCGGGTTTGCCAGCACGTCCAGCTGCACGTTCTGGTTGGCGAGCAGCGACTGCACCAGGCCGATGCTCTGCGTGGGCGACATGGCCTGCGCCGAGCTGTGGATGGGCGCGATGGGGATGTTGACGGTGCAGGGCGGGCTGCTGGCGGGCGCGCCGGGGGCGCCGGGCACTGCAAGGGACAACACAGAGCGTCACCGCTGCCCGGCCTCCGCTCCCGCCCCGcaaacctccctgccatggccaggccTGGGCCAGGGGCCTTTCAAACTGTTTGCTACCTGTACGGACTctgctgcaccaggagaggctgctaCCTGTTCCCAAAACCGATGGCTCAGACCTCAGTGGGGGGAACACGTCTCCAGCCCATCTCCCGTGACTCCCACCGCACAAGAGCTACTTGTACCAGCTGGTGACCAGCTTTAAAGCCACTTCTTGGGAGTGACACTTCAGAGGTCAAGTTGTGAGCGTACTTTCAGCCTACACTAGGATCCCCGTGGGCTGTCAAAATATCACTTAGCATTCACTCATCATCAGGTTTTAACTGCTTCTGCTCAAATCAATAAAAGTTTTGCTAAATCAGGACTCACTAGTTTTCAGGGAGGGACTTTCGATAGTAAATACAACAAATCAACAAACAATTgaacaaagcaaacaagcaaataaacacaAGAAGTGGAGGCTAAGAAAGTTGAAGATCTGCACTGAAGACACTGTATAATATCTAGTCTTAAGGTTCCTAGACTCACTGAGCTGGAGAGAACACAGACAACAGTTGCCAAAAGCAGAGTATAGTGGGTGACAAACCAACCAACAATGCAAAAGGAAGGAAGCTGAAACAGAGAGAGGGGAATACAATGGAATGAAATGCAGACAAAGCTTATAAAAGTTCTCAGATTTGTAAGGAGAAAATGTGAGGAAATAGATGGGAAGCCAAAAAGATTCAAGAAGTGGGTACTGTAGTCAGGGCGACTGCAGCATTAATGTTTGGACAGACTGCAATCAGCAATGGATAAAGAAGCATATGTATATGAGGAAAAATTTCCTACATGTGGTGGCattgaaaaagggaaaatgtggcAAGAATAAATTCTCATCATTTTGAGCAGAAGCGTGAAGAGTGCTCAATTGTTTGCAGTTCCTTTTGCAAAATGTGGTTGATTCCAATAGGAACTACCACtgaagagctggagcaggaaaatgaagacaCTGGATCCAAGTAGAGGTGCAGTAGTCAAGAAggaacaaaacagaataaagagggaaaagagtAAATGCTATATTAGAACTTCCAAGAATATTGcaagttctttattttttattaaacttgctgtaaaaaaacccacagaaaatgGTGAGTTGTATCAGTAGGTTTGTGGAAGGAAAAGAGACCAAGGATCTAGTGTCATATCCAATTTTTATCCAGTTTTATATCCATATTTAAGTGGAGACCTCTGATTTGCAAGACCAGATCATGTAAGAGATCCATTAGTCAGGACTCCTCCAAACACTGCCCAGTTCCTAgttaatttctaattaaaattcaGGTCATCTACCTATGCCCTGTGATTACATTTTCGGTAACATCAGGCTTTTACCAGCATCAGTCATGAACGTGGGAGGtgcacaggcagcactgtgGCTGGACTAGCAAATACTTAATGGTAGTTCAGTTCATTCCTTTAGAGGAAGACCAAGAGCCAAACTTAACTGACCCCAAGGcagttctgtggttctgtgctTGGCTGGCAGGCCATGCTTTCACCCTGA of the Camarhynchus parvulus chromosome 3, STF_HiC, whole genome shotgun sequence genome contains:
- the TULP4 gene encoding LOW QUALITY PROTEIN: tubby-related protein 4 (The sequence of the model RefSeq protein was modified relative to this genomic sequence to represent the inferred CDS: inserted 1 base in 1 codon), encoding MYAAVEHGPVLCSDSNILCLSWKGRVPKSEKEKPVCRRRYYEEGWLATGNGRGVVGVTFTSSHCRRDRNTPQRINFNLRGHNSEVVLVRWNEPFQKLATCDADGGIFVWIQYEGRWSVELVNDRGAQVSDFTWSHDGTQALISYRDGFVLVGSVSGQRHWSSEINLESQITCGIWTPDDQQVLFGTADGQVIVMDCHGRMLAHVLLHESDGILNMSWNYPSFLVEDSSESDTDSDDYSPPQDGPAAYPVPVQNTKPLLTVSFTSGDISLMNNYDDLSPTIIRSGLKDVVVQWCTQGDLLAVAGMEKQNQLLDLSNGSLLKSALVKFYNVRGEHIYTLETPVQRPIISICWGHRDSRLLMASGPALYVVRVEHRVSSLQLLCQQTIASCLRDDKDISKLTLPPRLCSYLTTAFIPTIKPPIPDPNNMRDFVSYPTAGNERLHCTMKRTEDDPEVGGPCYTLYLEYLGGLVPILKGRRISKLRPEFVIMDPKTDGKTDEIYGNSLISTVIDSCNCSDSSDIELSDDWAAKKSPKISRASKSPKLPRINIEARKSPKMSRAAQEISRSPRLPIRKPSIGSPSLTRREFPLEDITQHNYLAQVTSNIWGTKFKIVGLAAFLPTNLGAVIYKTSLLHLQPRQMTIYLPEVRKISMDYINMPVFNPNVFSEDEDDLPVPGAPGAPASSPPCTVNIPIAPIHSSAQAMSPTQSIGLVQSLLANQNVQLDVLANPPAEAGGEGPGPFPGAPGRFPGXGALAVGELGRPAPPPLAPAAPAPPAIALADLRDHGDREHEPPPKAKAPRPGPPLVEGDAVIFGAAQELQLNKMNPPPPYPGTLPAVPAPPLPPPPGPPQPPLDLCLKKGEFSLYPAGHYQTPLGYERITTFDSSGNVEEVCRPRTRMLCAQSTYTLPGPGSSATLRITAAEKKMQQPCASATLNRLTVPRYSIPAGDPPPYPDIASQLSQGRSMAQRLDSSIIHATLRRNSREAALKMAQLMDGQRATLQLPPKAKSNIVSAQYQQRVPTALYTCSQCSSGGAGSSSSASAGGVGSIAGANAGSSTSSIGAMRPDLSTGSGSQHSSVIAHSVSTSPLASQSSYSLLSPPDNSRDRADYINSAFTEDEALSQHCPVEKSVRHVPVSLTEATLSVKRPPPYQWDPMVSEEIWVPQERTSQNSVPNPLKPPPLIIGQAQHLDMSRVPFVSPKSPTSPTATFQTSYGVGVPYPGSYSAPPLQGMQAPCSPKEALAPTQFAQQEPTVVLQPGYSSNLPYCPLPPMYPGSSTCSSLQLPPIALHPWSSYSTCPPVQSPQGTLPPKPLLVVEKPVMSPPPAELQGHVGTEVMVETADTFQEVLSLTESPVPQRTDKFGKKSRKRLDSRAEEGNVQAITEGKVKKEARTLTDFNSLIASPRLGREKKKVKSQKDQLKSKKLNKTNEFQDSSESEPELFISGDELMNQSQGSKKGWKTKRSLRTASELDEFKCRKASEKEDGRLGSQGFVYVMANKQPLWNEATQVYQLDFGGRVTQESAKNFQIELEGRQVMQFGRIDGNAYILDFQYPFSAVQAFAVALANVTQRLK